From the genome of Nitrospira lenta, one region includes:
- a CDS encoding DUF167 domain-containing protein: MTHPIVQDTKGGAIITIQVQPKASKSECVGLHGDALKVRVAAPPIDGRANDALLAFLAAQLKVPPSTLAIQAGAVGRHKRVLCTTLHAAEVLARLGLTAAKGPVV, encoded by the coding sequence ATGACGCATCCGATTGTGCAGGATACTAAAGGCGGCGCGATCATCACGATTCAGGTCCAACCCAAAGCCTCGAAATCCGAGTGTGTCGGTCTGCACGGTGATGCGCTCAAGGTTCGTGTCGCGGCGCCGCCGATTGATGGCCGTGCGAACGACGCCTTGCTCGCGTTTCTCGCGGCGCAGCTCAAGGTACCTCCGTCCACGCTGGCGATTCAGGCCGGGGCCGTGGGGCGGCATAAACGGGTGCTGTGCACGACGCTGCATGCGGCGGAGGTGCTGGCGAGACTGGGCCTGACCGCAGCAAAAGGACCGGTGGTCTGA
- a CDS encoding glycine zipper family protein translates to MNRWGMAVVGALCMAASACSGAKPVLYPNAHLQSVGKDVAAQDIEACKQLAESAGAEEASGKGSRVATSTAVGAGVGAASGAVGGAISGAAGSGSLIGAASGAVWGLLTGIFYAFAGSPQPNQAYANFVNRCLQDKGYEVTGWQ, encoded by the coding sequence ATGAACAGATGGGGCATGGCGGTCGTGGGTGCGCTCTGTATGGCGGCGTCGGCCTGTTCGGGCGCGAAGCCGGTCTTGTACCCCAATGCGCACTTGCAGTCGGTCGGCAAGGACGTCGCCGCGCAGGACATCGAGGCGTGCAAACAACTGGCTGAGTCTGCCGGCGCCGAAGAGGCGAGCGGAAAGGGAAGCCGGGTTGCGACGAGCACGGCGGTCGGAGCGGGTGTGGGTGCCGCGAGCGGCGCAGTCGGAGGCGCGATTTCCGGTGCAGCCGGGAGTGGGTCGCTCATTGGCGCGGCGAGCGGCGCGGTCTGGGGCCTCCTCACAGGAATTTTTTATGCGTTCGCGGGTTCCCCACAGCCGAATCAGGCCTACGCGAATTTCGTGAATCGGTGTTTGCAAGACAAGGGATATGAAGTGACGGGATGGCAGTGA
- a CDS encoding nitric oxide reductase activation protein NorD has translation MADSRAATELINRISGDLGQASAEQLVAQLAAVGGKPEPVAAVLSLLEELNEVSEKVGRAAVEALPELARRAGLAPVVAWLNLGIVLVESSGASALKYFKESPRMLGVVEQPAARSAILAIGAELAEQDANVTLEYLRTAPLLLDVIPAEQLQPWLEVGVELTQIDVVVGLEYIRQLAAIAPVLPLSEVRGWVGFGMKLIQPNAIGNPDYLGTLEFLRTSPAILGDLEHAALRPKVLSLGAVLAEHSPESAIAWLAEAPALLRALASVEWQLKVVQYGGLIAERDAAATLAYLRRAPEIVAMIGVSPDAGVRFENWFKAGMEVLAYSVEGARAYFGLESQRSLASVEQALSGVPLRQVARTIKLFVQGLCGSDVQIQALPDTVTDIPARATVSADGRIIALPALLRKYQTYDENVRLYLVMAAHEAGHIECGTYRLTLGSLQDVVTAVCDRYGRGAQQPASLAALFRLYPHPRLMQDLWTVLEDARVEAHLQREYPGLQRDLQRVAGEAVTPRDPAHGLTVKELLVDCLLRLSTGESIESAVPRAVQGEVALLWSMCGPVLAPGVSAEEALRLVHAVYVRMEELLAPKAEMIQGDPVQDNPEELGVGPTGSEETGEPYRPMTNWVYRGEMNPEFISRDQAPGQQDMDAEGQAPGERVASGGGGSKEHSGNQKSSGGERHDSMSDVMGGGRALPAVVDELLALPVEERPLGKAAGAKGIRYPEWDVTIQDYRVQWCQVVEQPAESGSDDAVVAALTTHRSAVKSLRRFFESLRPPAFRRTAAQADGEDLDIDALVRRVAEQRAGMEGSDRIYVRHEKKERDVAVAFLVDVSGSTSRQLESGRRVIDIEKESLVLLCEALEAVGDQYAVYAYSGQGRAQVEFSIVKEFDEPLGRATAHRLGGLVPRQQNRDGAAIRHATAKLRACEARTKLLMLVSDGRPLDGDYKDDYSLEDTKAALREARQAGIDPFCVTIDAAADAYLRRMYGDVRFAVIDRVESLPARLPRIYQRLTT, from the coding sequence ATGGCGGACTCTCGCGCGGCAACAGAGTTGATCAATCGGATAAGCGGCGATCTGGGGCAGGCCTCGGCGGAGCAGCTGGTCGCCCAATTAGCTGCGGTTGGGGGGAAGCCGGAGCCGGTTGCGGCGGTCCTATCGCTCTTGGAAGAATTGAACGAGGTATCTGAAAAGGTCGGCCGCGCTGCGGTCGAGGCCCTTCCTGAATTGGCGCGCCGGGCCGGTCTTGCGCCGGTCGTCGCCTGGCTCAATCTTGGTATTGTCCTAGTGGAATCCTCCGGTGCCTCTGCGCTGAAATACTTTAAAGAAAGCCCGCGCATGCTGGGAGTGGTGGAACAGCCGGCGGCGCGCAGCGCCATTCTTGCCATTGGCGCCGAGCTGGCGGAGCAAGATGCCAATGTGACGCTGGAATATCTTCGGACGGCGCCGCTGCTCCTCGACGTGATTCCCGCGGAGCAGTTACAGCCCTGGCTTGAGGTCGGGGTGGAATTGACGCAGATCGATGTGGTGGTAGGCCTGGAGTATATCCGGCAATTGGCCGCCATTGCGCCGGTCCTGCCGCTGAGTGAGGTGCGGGGGTGGGTCGGGTTCGGCATGAAGCTGATTCAGCCGAATGCCATCGGGAACCCCGACTATCTGGGCACGCTGGAGTTTCTCCGGACCAGTCCGGCGATTCTCGGAGATCTGGAGCATGCGGCGCTTCGTCCGAAAGTCTTATCGCTCGGGGCGGTATTGGCTGAGCATTCGCCGGAGTCCGCCATTGCCTGGTTAGCGGAGGCGCCGGCATTGCTGCGGGCATTGGCTTCGGTCGAGTGGCAGCTCAAAGTGGTGCAGTACGGGGGACTCATTGCTGAACGGGATGCGGCGGCGACACTCGCGTATTTGCGGCGCGCTCCTGAGATCGTCGCCATGATCGGAGTTTCCCCCGATGCCGGCGTGCGATTTGAAAACTGGTTCAAGGCGGGAATGGAAGTCCTGGCCTACAGCGTAGAGGGCGCGCGCGCGTACTTCGGGTTGGAGTCGCAGCGGTCGCTGGCGTCGGTAGAGCAGGCGTTGAGCGGCGTGCCGCTCCGGCAAGTGGCCCGGACGATCAAATTGTTTGTGCAGGGACTCTGTGGCTCGGACGTGCAGATTCAGGCGCTCCCGGATACGGTGACGGATATCCCTGCTCGCGCAACAGTCAGTGCCGATGGACGTATCATCGCGCTTCCGGCGCTACTCAGGAAATATCAGACCTATGATGAAAATGTGCGGCTCTATCTGGTGATGGCGGCGCATGAAGCGGGACATATTGAGTGTGGCACCTATCGACTGACGCTCGGCTCGCTTCAGGATGTGGTGACGGCCGTGTGTGACCGGTATGGGCGTGGGGCGCAACAACCGGCATCGCTGGCGGCGCTCTTCCGGCTCTATCCGCACCCACGCTTGATGCAGGATCTCTGGACGGTGCTGGAGGATGCGCGAGTTGAGGCGCATTTGCAGCGGGAGTATCCCGGTCTTCAGCGGGATCTTCAGCGGGTGGCCGGCGAAGCGGTAACCCCGCGCGATCCGGCGCATGGACTGACCGTAAAGGAACTGCTGGTCGATTGCCTATTGCGTCTCTCGACCGGCGAATCGATCGAATCGGCGGTGCCTCGGGCAGTGCAGGGTGAAGTTGCGTTGCTCTGGTCGATGTGCGGTCCGGTGTTGGCGCCGGGGGTGTCTGCGGAAGAGGCGCTGCGCCTTGTCCACGCGGTGTATGTCCGCATGGAAGAGTTGTTAGCGCCCAAGGCCGAGATGATTCAGGGTGATCCGGTTCAGGACAATCCGGAGGAGTTGGGCGTGGGGCCGACGGGGTCCGAAGAGACCGGCGAGCCCTATCGTCCGATGACCAACTGGGTGTATCGGGGAGAGATGAATCCCGAGTTTATCTCGCGGGATCAGGCCCCGGGACAACAGGATATGGATGCCGAGGGGCAAGCGCCCGGCGAGCGTGTGGCCAGCGGCGGCGGTGGATCCAAGGAACACAGCGGCAACCAGAAAAGTTCAGGCGGTGAACGGCACGATTCAATGAGCGACGTGATGGGGGGCGGTCGTGCCTTGCCCGCCGTCGTGGATGAGTTGTTGGCGTTGCCGGTCGAAGAGCGGCCATTGGGCAAGGCCGCCGGTGCGAAAGGGATTCGGTATCCGGAATGGGATGTGACGATCCAGGATTACCGGGTGCAGTGGTGCCAGGTCGTGGAGCAACCGGCTGAATCCGGATCGGATGACGCTGTCGTGGCGGCTCTGACGACTCATCGAAGCGCGGTGAAATCGCTCCGCCGGTTTTTTGAGAGTCTTCGTCCCCCGGCCTTCCGGCGCACAGCGGCGCAGGCCGACGGCGAGGATTTGGATATCGACGCCCTGGTTCGCCGGGTGGCGGAACAGCGGGCGGGCATGGAAGGCAGCGATCGTATCTATGTCCGGCATGAGAAAAAAGAGCGGGATGTGGCCGTGGCCTTTCTCGTGGATGTCAGCGGGTCGACCAGCCGACAACTTGAAAGCGGACGGCGGGTGATCGACATCGAGAAGGAAAGTCTGGTACTTCTGTGCGAAGCGCTGGAGGCGGTCGGCGATCAGTATGCGGTCTATGCCTACTCCGGACAGGGCCGGGCGCAGGTCGAGTTTTCGATTGTGAAGGAATTCGATGAGCCCTTAGGCCGTGCCACGGCACATCGGCTGGGTGGGTTGGTGCCACGGCAGCAGAATCGCGATGGTGCGGCGATTCGCCATGCGACAGCGAAGCTGCGGGCCTGTGAGGCTAGAACGAAACTCCTAATGCTGGTGAGTGACGGCCGTCCTCTGGACGGGGACTATAAAGACGACTATTCGCTCGAAGATACCAAGGCGGCGCTCCGCGAGGCGCGGCAGGCTGGGATCGATCCGTTCTGTGTCACGATCGACGCGGCAGCCGATGCGTATCTTCGGCGGATGTATGGCGATGTGCGGTTTGCCGTGATCGACCGGGTGGAATCTTTGCCGGCCCGGTTACCACGAATTTATCAACGATTGACGACGTAG
- a CDS encoding cell envelope biogenesis protein OmpA, translating into MLNQSMCRIVAVLLLLSLGACTAPGPVLRSNKHLQLNGREGAEQDIAACQDKAERAGLKAGVNRTGSIASGGVLGLIIGGVGGASAGLIGGGVGVAIGAAVGGGLGFIGGLAAGAYKPADPDPAYADSVVHCLIGRGYDVSGWE; encoded by the coding sequence GTGCTGAATCAATCGATGTGCCGCATCGTCGCTGTTTTACTGCTGCTTAGTCTTGGAGCTTGTACGGCGCCGGGGCCGGTGTTGCGCTCGAACAAGCATCTGCAATTGAACGGGAGGGAAGGGGCGGAACAGGATATTGCCGCCTGCCAGGACAAAGCCGAGCGGGCCGGGTTGAAAGCCGGTGTGAACCGCACGGGGAGTATCGCCAGCGGCGGGGTGTTGGGGTTGATCATCGGGGGCGTCGGTGGAGCTTCAGCCGGGTTGATCGGAGGCGGCGTGGGTGTGGCGATCGGCGCGGCGGTTGGTGGCGGCTTGGGTTTCATCGGCGGCCTAGCCGCCGGCGCATACAAACCGGCGGATCCTGACCCGGCCTATGCCGACTCTGTCGTGCACTGTCTCATTGGCAGGGGCTACGACGTCAGCGGATGGGAGTGA
- a CDS encoding ferredoxin-thioredoxin reductase catalytic domain-containing protein, with translation MAEPKQESLDKILKYVKGFAEKSGTVMHPTPAVTEAVVKGLAMHIDELGKPLCPCNFYKDKQAEAKLRRWMCACDEMQIYKYCHCLLFVREDGMPITEYLPEGHEGREIYGLITDPTPDKGRALKHKAATTPAPPDEPAPSVK, from the coding sequence ATGGCCGAACCCAAGCAAGAGAGCCTCGACAAAATATTGAAATACGTGAAAGGGTTCGCCGAGAAGAGCGGCACCGTCATGCACCCCACCCCCGCGGTCACCGAAGCCGTGGTGAAGGGGCTGGCGATGCATATCGATGAGCTGGGAAAACCCCTCTGCCCATGCAATTTCTACAAAGACAAACAGGCTGAAGCCAAACTCCGCCGGTGGATGTGCGCCTGCGATGAGATGCAAATCTACAAATACTGCCACTGCTTGCTGTTTGTCAGAGAAGACGGCATGCCGATCACCGAATATCTCCCGGAAGGCCACGAGGGGCGGGAAATTTACGGCCTCATTACCGATCCAACGCCGGATAAAGGCCGTGCGCTGAAACACAAGGCTGCCACAACGCCGGCTCCTCCCGACGAACCGGCCCCTTCCGTAAAATGA
- a CDS encoding CbbQ/NirQ/NorQ/GpvN family protein: MSQSGCELDIQAFRIEREPFYAEVRGEVGLFTIAAKSKMPVMLKGPTGCGKTRFVQHMAHKLGRPLITVACHEDLTASDLVGRYLLKGQETVWMDGPLTVGVKHGAIVYLDEVVEARKDTTVIIHPLSDDRRVLPIEKKGQIIEAADDFMLVISYNPGYQSVLKDLKQSTKQRFMAIEFDYPSPVVETTVVEREAGVSRDLAEKLVKLGGKVRNLKNHGLEEGVSTRLLIYAGTLIRQGVAADQACDVAIARPITDDGDMQRSIHELVKAIF; the protein is encoded by the coding sequence ATGAGCCAGTCAGGATGCGAACTCGATATTCAGGCCTTTCGTATTGAGCGGGAACCGTTTTACGCCGAAGTGCGCGGCGAAGTCGGTTTGTTCACGATTGCCGCCAAGAGCAAAATGCCGGTGATGCTGAAGGGGCCGACCGGGTGCGGGAAGACCCGATTTGTGCAACACATGGCGCACAAGCTGGGCCGTCCGTTGATTACCGTCGCCTGTCATGAAGATCTCACCGCATCCGATCTGGTGGGCCGCTATTTGCTGAAGGGGCAGGAGACCGTGTGGATGGACGGTCCCTTGACCGTCGGCGTGAAGCACGGGGCGATTGTGTATCTCGACGAAGTGGTCGAAGCGCGGAAAGACACCACCGTGATCATCCATCCGCTCAGCGACGATCGTCGCGTGCTGCCGATCGAGAAGAAGGGGCAGATCATCGAGGCGGCGGATGACTTTATGCTGGTGATCTCCTACAACCCCGGCTATCAAAGCGTGCTCAAGGATTTGAAGCAAAGCACCAAGCAGCGATTCATGGCGATCGAGTTCGACTATCCCTCCCCCGTCGTCGAAACGACCGTGGTGGAGCGAGAGGCCGGTGTGAGCCGTGACCTCGCCGAGAAGCTGGTGAAGCTCGGCGGCAAAGTCCGCAACCTCAAGAACCATGGGCTGGAAGAGGGTGTGAGTACTCGGTTGCTCATCTATGCCGGGACGCTCATTAGGCAAGGGGTCGCGGCCGATCAGGCCTGCGACGTGGCCATTGCCCGTCCCATCACCGATGACGGGGATATGCAGCGCAGTATTCATGAACTGGTCAAGGCCATTTTCTAG